In Synergistaceae bacterium, the DNA window CGTATTGCGGCGTGGACAATGGGCTACAGGAACGCGCAGAAGGCGTTATTGTTCGCACTGTTGCAGCCCGTCGAATCGTTGAAGGCCATGCAGGACAAAGGCGAGTTCAGCAAATTGCTTGTGTGTCAGGAGGAGCTGAAGACTCTACCGTTCGGCGATGTCTGGGATGAATACTGCGGTGTTTGCGGTAAGCCCCTAGACGGCGAATGGTTCCCGAAAGTCGAGAAGTACGAAGCTGACGTACTCAGCAAGAGAGGATAGCCGGCCATGAAGGACATAATGACAGCACCTTTCCTTGTCGAAATGATTCGGACATGCACGAACATGTACAATCACGGCTGGGACGAGCGCAACGGCGGTAATATCTCCCTCATGCTTGACGAGTCAGAAGTCGCAGAATACGGAGATGTGAAGAGAGTCTTACGGACAATCCCGACAGGATTCCGCGCTCCCTCGCTTGAAGGCAAGTACTTTCTTGTTACTGGGACGGGAAAATACTTCAAGAATGTGCAGTATGAACCCGCTGTGAATCTGGGACTCGTGAAAATTGCTGACGGGGGAGAGAATGCGCAATTGTTATGGGGCTTCACTGACGGTGGAAAATTTACGAGCGAATTTCCCGCGCACATGATGAGCCACGCGACACGACTCGCCGTCAACCCCTCGAACAGAGTCATAATGCACTGCCACCCGACAAACCTTCTCGCGATGACCTACGTACACACGCTTGACGAGAAAGCATTTACGCGGACACTCTGGCAGAT includes these proteins:
- the rhaD gene encoding rhamnulose-1-phosphate aldolase, with the translated sequence MKDIMTAPFLVEMIRTCTNMYNHGWDERNGGNISLMLDESEVAEYGDVKRVLRTIPTGFRAPSLEGKYFLVTGTGKYFKNVQYEPAVNLGLVKIADGGENAQLLWGFTDGGKFTSEFPAHMMSHATRLAVNPSNRVIMHCHPTNLLAMTYVHTLDEKAFTRTLWQMCTECIVVFPDGVNVLPWMLCGTNEIGEATAEKMKTARLVVWAQHGLYGAGENLDEAFGLIETAEKGAEIYMKIAHLPLVNTITDEQMHLLEGRFSVKAREGYLA